One Glycine max cultivar Williams 82 chromosome 3, Glycine_max_v4.0, whole genome shotgun sequence DNA window includes the following coding sequences:
- the LOC100780235 gene encoding probable protein S-acyltransferase 1, whose amino-acid sequence MFTNNSYLQNNNNLASPYPSRAVSVESSNVKKRLYQAWKGNNKFLCGGRLVFGQDASSLFLTSFLIGGPATTFCIRMLASLKEEDPHFSNPVLIGGVILTVLDFIFLFMTSGRDPGIIPRNAHPPELDEPLDINTPSMEWVNNRAPNLKLPRVKDVLVNGHTVKVKFCDTCLLYRPPRASHCSICNNCVQKFDHHCPWVGQCIGSRNYPFFILFISSSTLLCIYVFAFSWVNILRQEGRLWVNMSHDIISVTLIVYCFIAIWFVGGLTVFHLYLISTNQTTYENFRYRYDKKENPFTKGIWTNFKELSCAKIPSKLVNFREWVTIEDDIQDESYTSDLEKGFISSKHKFDMEMGTIYGKDGMRVPSILKELDYNGIDDDMKKAGEKEGAYDIFVPADPLKSKTGGANAHEEKQ is encoded by the exons AAATTTCTATGTGGTGGAAGATTAGTTTTTGGTCAGGATGCATCATCCCTTTTTCTAACGTCATTCCTGATTGGAGGTCCTGCAACAACATTTTGCATAAGAATGCTAGCATCACTAAAGGAAGAAGACCCTCACTTTAGCAACCCTGTACTAATTGGAGGAGTGATTCTCACAGTTTTG gattttatttttctcttcatgaCATCTGGTAGAGATCCAGGAATTATCCCCAGAAATGCTCACCCACCTGAATTAGATGAGCCATTAGACATAAACACACCATCCATGGAATGGGTAAATAATAGGGCCCCTAATCTTAAGCTGCCCAGAGTGAAAGATGTTCTAGTCAATGGCCACACAGTGAAGGTGAAATTTTGTGATACTTGCTTGTTGTATCGTCCACCACGTGCTTCCCATTGTTCCATCTGTAATAATTGTGTTCAGAAGTTTGATCATCATTGTCCTTGGGTCGGTCAGTGTATTGGATCA CGTAACTACCCATTCTTCATATTATTCATATCATCATCAACCTTGTTGTGTATATACGTGTTCGCATTTTCTTGGGTTAACATTCTTCGACAAGAAGGTAGATTATGGGTCAACATGTCACACGATATCATATCAGTTACTCTCATTGTATATTGCTTCATAGCTATTTGGTTTGTGGGAGGGCTAAcagtttttcatctttatttgatttcgACTAACCAg acAACTTATGAGAATTTTCGGTACCGCTACGATAAGAAGGAAAATCCATTCACAAAAGGAATATGGACAAACTTCAAAGAACTTTCTTGTGCTAAGATCCCAAGTAAATTAGTCAATTTTAGAGAATGGGTTACAATAGAGGATGATATTCAAGATGAATCCTATACTTCAGATCttgaaaaaggttttatatCCTCAAAACATAAATTTGATATGGAAATGGGAACAATTTATGGTAAGGATGGTATGCGAGTTCCTTCCATTTTGAAGGAATTGGATTACAATGGCATTGATGATGATATGAAGAAGGCAGGAGAAAAAGAAGGTGCATATGATATTTTTGTTCCTGCTGATCCATTGAAATCCAAAACTGGAGGAGCCAATGCTCATGAAGAGAAGCAGTAA